In the genome of Anomalospiza imberbis isolate Cuckoo-Finch-1a 21T00152 chromosome 11, ASM3175350v1, whole genome shotgun sequence, one region contains:
- the RAB7A gene encoding ras-related protein Rab-7a → MTSRKKVLLKVIILGDSGVGKTSLMNQYVNKKFSNQYKATIGADFLTKEVMVDDRLVTMQIWDTAGQERFQSLGVAFYRGADCCVLVFDVTAPNTFKTLDSWRDEFLIQASPRDPENFPFVVLGNKIDLENRQVTTKRAQAWCYSKNNIPYFETSAKEAINVEQAFQTIARNALKQETEVELYNEFPEPIKLDKTDRAKASAESCSC, encoded by the exons GGTGGGAAAGACATCGCTCATGAACCAGTATGTGAACAAGAAATTCAGTAACCAGTACAAGGCTACGATAGGTGCAGACTTCCTGACAAAAGAGGTGATGGTGGATGACAGGCTAGTGACAATGCAG ATATGGGATACAGCAGGCCAAGAACGATTTCAGTCTCTGGGAGTTGCCTTCTACAGGGGAGCAGATTGCTGTGTGCTGGTATTTGATGTCACGGCTCCCAACACGTTCAAAACCCTAGACAGCTGGAGGGATGAATTCCTCATTCAGGCCAGTCCAAGGGATCCTgagaattttccttttgttgtgCTGGGAAACAAGATTGACCTAGAAAACAGACAA GTCACCACAAAACGGGCACAAGCCTGGTGCTACAGTAAAAACAACATCCCCTACTTTGAAACCAGTGCCAAGGAGGCCATTAATGTGGAACAAGCTTTCCAGACGATTGCACGAAATGCACTTAAACAG GAAACCGAAGTGGAACTTTACAATGAATTCCCTGAACCCATCAAACTAGACAAGACTGACCGAGCAAAGGCTTCTGcggagagctgcagctgctga